The Arachis ipaensis cultivar K30076 chromosome B07, Araip1.1, whole genome shotgun sequence genome includes a window with the following:
- the LOC107605916 gene encoding splicing factor SF3a60 homolog translates to MSSTLLEVTRASHEEVERLERVIVKDLQNEPTSNKDRLFQSHRVRNMIDTITSTTHKLIEIYEDNDNARKDEIAALGGQTATGVNNVFSAFYDRLKEIREYHRKHPVARVVDANDDYEALLKEEPQIEFSGEEAFGRYLDMHELYHQYINSKFGEPIEYSAYLDIFPEADKIPRKKKMTRQYREYMENLLEYLLYFFQRTEPLQDVDRIFSKVTTEFEENWAAGKVHGWENENQENGHAPAQHAALDLDYYSTVEELMEVGPERLKEALAALGLKTGGTIQQRAERLFLTKHTPLEKLDKKHFAKGARASEKKGVAPVPQEDANSKEIALMEAKMKKLCDLLEDTIDRTKDNVVKKQALTYEEIEAEREEEETQEDTESEDEEQQIYNPLKLPMGWDGKPIPYWLYKLHGLGQEFKCEICGNYSYWGRRAFERHFKEWRHQHGMRCLGIPNTKNFNEITSIEEAKELWKKIQQRQGVNKWRPDLEEEYEDKEGNIYNKKTYTDLQRQGLI, encoded by the exons ATGTCGTCGACGCTTCTGGAAGTGACACGTGCCTCGCACGAGGAAGTGGAACGGTTGGAAAGGGTGATAGTGAAGGACCTTCAGAATGAGCCAACTTCCAATAAAGACCGCTTGTTTCAGAGCCACCGCGTTCGGAACATGATTGACACCATTACTTCCACCACACACAAGCTT ATTGAGATATATGAGGATAATGACAATGCCAGGAAGGACGAGATTGCTGCACTCGGAGGTCAAACTGCTACTGGAGTCAACAATGTATTTAGTGCGTTCTATGATCGTCTGAAAGAG ATACGAGAGTATCACAGGAAGCACCCAGTTGCCCGGGTTGTTGATGCTAATGATGATTATGAAGCACTCCTTAAAGAAGAACCTCAAATTGAGTTTAGTGGAGAG GAAGCTTTTGGCCGATACTTAGATATGCATGAGCTGTACCATCAATATATCAATTCAAAATTTGGAGAGCCAATTGAGTATTCTGCGTATCTTGATATTTTCCCAGAGGCAGACAAGATTCCACGCAAGAAGAAAATGACCAG GCAGTACAGAGAATATATGGAGAATCTTTTAGAGTATCTTTTGTATTTTTTCCAGCGGACAGAACCCCTGCAAGATGTTGATCGAATTTTCTCGAAG GTAACAACTGAGTTTGAAGAAAATTGGGCTGCTGGAAAGGTACACGGATGGGAGAATGAAAATCAGGAGAATGGACACGCACCTGCTCAGCATGCTGCACTTGATCTTGATTATTACAGTACAGTTGAAGAGCTGATGGAAGTGGGTCCTGAAAGGTTAAAGGAG GCACTTGCAGCATTAGGACTTAAGACTGGTGGTACCATTCAGCAACGTGCAGAGAGACTCTTCCTCACAAAG CACACACCTCTTGAAAAACTGGACAAGAAGCATTTTGCTAAGGGAGCACGTGCTTCAGAGAAAAAAGGGGTTGCTCCAGTTCCACAAGAAGATGCAAATTCAAAAGAAATTGCATTAATGGAGGCCAAAATGAAGAAGCTGTGTGATTTGTTAGAAGAC ACTATTGACCGAACAAAAGACAATGTTGTAAAGAAGCAAGCGCTGACGTATGAAGAAATTGAAGCAGAACGTGAGGAG GAAGAGACACAAGAGGACACTGAAAGTGAAGATGAGGAGCAGCAGATATATAATCCCCTAAAGTTGCCAATGGGATGGGATGGGAAGCCCATACCTTACTGGTTGTATAAGTTGCATGGTCTTGGTCAG GAATTTAAGTGTGAGATATGTGGGAACTACAGTTACTGGGGGCGTCGGGCTTTTGAACGGCATTTTAAAGAGTGGCGCCATCAGCATGGCATGCGATGCCTTGGTATACCAAATACCAAAAATTTCAATGAGATCACATCAATTgag GAAGCAAAGGAACTTTGGAAGAAGATACAGCAAAGACAAGGAGTGAACAAGTGGCGCCCAGATTTGGAAGAAGAGTACGAAGACA
- the LOC107607698 gene encoding ATP-dependent DNA helicase PIF1-like yields MSSNNFFKARTILTPTLDIVEEVNNHLMAIIPRGKKLYLSSDSICMDEGNIENQLDFYGPELLNSINCSGLPPHKLILKVGVPVMLLRNIDQSSGLCNGTRLQVRKLGNHVIECEVLTGNNVGPIALIPRMNMVPTNETVPVRFLRRQFPIIVLFVMTINKYQGQTLSYVGLYLSKPIFTHGQLYMALSRVKSKRGLKILLMNHVGMSANSTINIVYREVFEKIRF; encoded by the coding sequence ATGTCCTCAAATAATTTTTTCAAAGCAAGAACTATACTGACTCCCACATTGGACATCGTTGAAGAGGTCAACAACCATCTGATGGCTATCATTCCTAGAGGgaaaaaattatatcttagttCGGATTCGATTTGTATGGATGAAGGGAATATAGAGAATCAACTAGATTTCTATGGTCCTGAATTACTGAATAGCATAAATTGCTCTGGTTTGCCTCCACATAAATTAATACTCAAGGTTGGTGTTCCGGTGATGTTACTGAGGAATATTGACCAATCTAGTGGTCTTTGTAATGGTACAAGGCTACAAGTTAGGAAGCTTGGAAATCATGTCATAGAATGTGAAGTCTTAACGGGTAACAATGTTGGTCCTATTGCTTTGATTCCAAGAATGAATATGGTACCAACAAATGAAACCGTCCCAGTTAGATTCCTACGAAGACAGTTTCCCATAATAGTATTGTTTGTCATGACAATTAATAAGTATCAGGGACAAACTTTATCTTATGTTGGATTGTACTTGTCCAAACCAATTTTTACACATGGCCAACTATATATGGCactttcaagagttaagagtaagagaggttTAAAAATTTTACTTATGAATCACGTAGGAATGTCTGCAAATTCAACCATTAATATTGTTTATAGAGAAGTCTTtgaaaaaataagattttaa